One Cuculus canorus isolate bCucCan1 chromosome 2, bCucCan1.pri, whole genome shotgun sequence genomic region harbors:
- the OTULIN gene encoding ubiquitin thioesterase otulin isoform X1, which yields MMTPGARQDNFRGWMTEATSFSASADHTQKKEKFAVQFMKNEKEVDIPSNEHGSPNAAADQKEQSTSEIIIDCVYTNNGSPEKTEIIKSVVTHQDASGNCELYLPESSNCSAMESSEDSEEDMYRDAEEIEREKILLSETSSSEHKLSVAPEIDIIEYCRREWRGNTPVAKRMRKGYEAVAQRFASIRRVRGDNYCALRATLFQALSQATQLPSWLQREDFTMLPENLLSKYDWIKQWQLKEKLGRKMGEISDEIKEYLILLRKKWKTISEIEDPIEKQDACDKLFKNEEEEYSLYEALKFLMLNTAIRLYNDDKNGRRVPVFSWLLFARDTSSNPCQLMQNHLNHIGNSGGLEQVEMFLLAYALQYTIQVYRLYKYSTDEFITLYPNDPEEDWPVVTLITEDDRHYNIPVRMCQETML from the exons ATGATGACACCGGGTGCGCG CCAGGATAATTTTCGAGGGTGGATGACAGAAGCAACCAGCTTTTCTGCGAGTGCAGatcacacacagaaaaaagagaaatttgctGTACAGTTTatgaagaatgaaaaggaagttgATATTCCTTCTAATGAACATGGTTCACCAAATGCAGCTGCTGACCAGAAAGAGCAATCTACATCAGAAATAATAATAGACTGTGTATACACAAATAATGGGAGTCCTGAGAAGACAGAGATAATTAAATCAGTTGTGACACATCAGGATGCATCTGGAAACTGTGAGCTATACCTGCCTGAGTCTAGTAATTGTTCAGCAATGGAGTCATCGGAAGACag TGAGGAGGACATGTATCGTGatgcagaagaaatagaaagagagaaaatattacTTAGTGAGACAAGCTCTTCAG AACATAAACTAAGTGTTGCACCTGAAATTGATATCATAGAGTATTGCAGAAGAGAATGGAGAGGAAATACACCCGTAGCTAAAAGAATGAGAAAG ggaTATGAAGCAGTTGCTCAGAGGTTTGCATCTATCAGGAGAGTGCGAGGTGATAACTATTGTGCTCTCAGAGCAACTTTGTTCCAGGCACTAAGTCAAGCTACCCAGTTACCAAGCTGGCTGCAGAGGGAGGATTTTACTATG CTTCCTGAAAACTTGCTGAGCAAATATGACTGGATCAAGCAGTGGCAGTTAAAAGAGAAACTGGGCAGGAAGATGGGAGAAATAAGTGATgaaattaaagaatatttaatactTCTAAGAAAGAAg tgGAAGACTATAAGTGAAATTGAGGATCCTATTGAGAAACAAGATGCTTGTgataaactatttaaaaatgaagaggaggagTATAGTCTCTATGAAGCACTGAAATTTTTGATGCTTAACACTGCCATTAGATTATACAATGATGATAAAAATGGAAGGAGAGTTCCTGTCTTCTCATGGTTACTGTTTGCAAGGGATACATCTAGCAATCCTTGTCAGTTAATGCAAAATCACTTGAATCATATTGGTAACAGTGGAGGCCTTGAACAA GTGGAAATGTTTCTCCTTGCTTATGCTCTGCAGTATACCATCCAAGTGTATAGACTCTATAAGTATAGTACTGATGAATTCATCACACTTTATCCCAATGACCCGGAGGAGGATTGGCCTGTGGTGACTCTCATAACTGAAGATGACAGACATTATAATATTCCAGTCAGAATGTGCCAAGAGACTATGCTGTGA
- the OTULIN gene encoding ubiquitin thioesterase otulin isoform X2 — translation MTEATSFSASADHTQKKEKFAVQFMKNEKEVDIPSNEHGSPNAAADQKEQSTSEIIIDCVYTNNGSPEKTEIIKSVVTHQDASGNCELYLPESSNCSAMESSEDSEEDMYRDAEEIEREKILLSETSSSEHKLSVAPEIDIIEYCRREWRGNTPVAKRMRKGYEAVAQRFASIRRVRGDNYCALRATLFQALSQATQLPSWLQREDFTMLPENLLSKYDWIKQWQLKEKLGRKMGEISDEIKEYLILLRKKWKTISEIEDPIEKQDACDKLFKNEEEEYSLYEALKFLMLNTAIRLYNDDKNGRRVPVFSWLLFARDTSSNPCQLMQNHLNHIGNSGGLEQVEMFLLAYALQYTIQVYRLYKYSTDEFITLYPNDPEEDWPVVTLITEDDRHYNIPVRMCQETML, via the exons ATGACAGAAGCAACCAGCTTTTCTGCGAGTGCAGatcacacacagaaaaaagagaaatttgctGTACAGTTTatgaagaatgaaaaggaagttgATATTCCTTCTAATGAACATGGTTCACCAAATGCAGCTGCTGACCAGAAAGAGCAATCTACATCAGAAATAATAATAGACTGTGTATACACAAATAATGGGAGTCCTGAGAAGACAGAGATAATTAAATCAGTTGTGACACATCAGGATGCATCTGGAAACTGTGAGCTATACCTGCCTGAGTCTAGTAATTGTTCAGCAATGGAGTCATCGGAAGACag TGAGGAGGACATGTATCGTGatgcagaagaaatagaaagagagaaaatattacTTAGTGAGACAAGCTCTTCAG AACATAAACTAAGTGTTGCACCTGAAATTGATATCATAGAGTATTGCAGAAGAGAATGGAGAGGAAATACACCCGTAGCTAAAAGAATGAGAAAG ggaTATGAAGCAGTTGCTCAGAGGTTTGCATCTATCAGGAGAGTGCGAGGTGATAACTATTGTGCTCTCAGAGCAACTTTGTTCCAGGCACTAAGTCAAGCTACCCAGTTACCAAGCTGGCTGCAGAGGGAGGATTTTACTATG CTTCCTGAAAACTTGCTGAGCAAATATGACTGGATCAAGCAGTGGCAGTTAAAAGAGAAACTGGGCAGGAAGATGGGAGAAATAAGTGATgaaattaaagaatatttaatactTCTAAGAAAGAAg tgGAAGACTATAAGTGAAATTGAGGATCCTATTGAGAAACAAGATGCTTGTgataaactatttaaaaatgaagaggaggagTATAGTCTCTATGAAGCACTGAAATTTTTGATGCTTAACACTGCCATTAGATTATACAATGATGATAAAAATGGAAGGAGAGTTCCTGTCTTCTCATGGTTACTGTTTGCAAGGGATACATCTAGCAATCCTTGTCAGTTAATGCAAAATCACTTGAATCATATTGGTAACAGTGGAGGCCTTGAACAA GTGGAAATGTTTCTCCTTGCTTATGCTCTGCAGTATACCATCCAAGTGTATAGACTCTATAAGTATAGTACTGATGAATTCATCACACTTTATCCCAATGACCCGGAGGAGGATTGGCCTGTGGTGACTCTCATAACTGAAGATGACAGACATTATAATATTCCAGTCAGAATGTGCCAAGAGACTATGCTGTGA